The nucleotide sequence CCATAAGTCCGGTAATAATAAACGTTATTCCCAATCCTCTTAACGGGGCCGGCACATTACTGTACCGGATTTTTTCACGAATGGCGGCAATGCCAACAATAGCCAGGAACCAGCCCACACCGGAACCCAATCCGAAAGAGGTGGCCTCAGCCAGTGATTGATATTCTCTTTCCTGCATAAACAGTGAGCCACCGAGAATTGCACAGTTTACTGCAATAAGAGGAAGAAAGATCCCCAATGAATTATACAAAGCCGGGGAAAACTTTTCTATGACCATCTCAACCAATTGCACCATGGAAGCAATCACGGCAATAAACATGATGAATGTTAAAAAACTGAGATTAACATCGGAGAAGTCATTTCCGAGCCACGACAAGGCGCCCGGCCCCAGTAAATACTCATTGATCAGGTAGTTCACCGGAACCGTAATTCCCAGGACAAAGATTACCGCAATACCTAACCCAACCGATGTTTTAACGGTTTTTGACACTGCCAGGTATGAGCACATACCCAGGAAGTATGCAAAAATCATGTTATCGATAAAGATGGACTTAACGAATATGCTTATCAGATTCTCCATAATGAATCATATAAGGATTTAACAATTATTTATCTTCAATCAGTTCTTTCATTCTGGAGCGCTGCACCCAAATGATCACGCCAACCACGATAAGAGCCATTGGGGGAAGGATCATCATACCGTTGTTTTCATAACCTATTTTATACAGGCCGATTTTTTCGAGTACCGGGTATCCCCAGAGTGTTCCGGAACCGAGCAGTTCCCGGAAAAATCCGACGACAATAAGTATCCAGCCATATCCCCAGGCATTTCCAATTCCATCGAGGAATGAAGGCCAGGGTTTGTTTGCCATGGCAAAAGCTTCAAAACGCCCCATGATGATACAGTTGGTGATGATCAGTCCCACGAACACCGAAAGCTGTTTGCTGACATCATAAGCAAAAGCTTTAAGGAACTGGTCGACCAGGATAACCAGTGTTGCGATCACAACCAGTTGGACTATGATCCTGATCCTGGGTGCGATGGTAGTTCTCAAGGCAGAGATAACCACGTTACCTACTCCCAGAACGAACATCACCGAAAGGGCCATTACAACTGACGGTTCCAGTTTGGCAGTTACCGCAAGGGCGGAACAAATACCCAAAACCTGCACGGTGATGGGGTTTTCCTTACCCAGGGGAGTTGTAAGAAGTCTCCGGTTTTTTGCCGAGAACAGAGGTTCTCTTTCCTTATTTTCCGAACTCATATATTAAACAGGTTTTTTGTTAACAACTTGATCCTTGATAAATGGAACATAATTTTCCAGGCAATTTCTGAGCATATCTGTCACCCCGTTGCTGGTAATTGTTCCACCGGAAATGGCATCAACGCCATGGATTTTCAGGTTTTGCGGCAAGTCACTTACACCACCTTTCACAACATTGATGGAAGTGAACTCTCCATTTTGGTTAAAAATGGTCTTACCGATAAACTGTTGACCAAAATCTCTGGTGTTGATCTCAGCGCCCAATCCGGGAGTTTCCTTATCATGACCGAACTCCGCACCGATTATCCGGTTAAAGTCGGGACCGAAGGCAATATTGCCATAAATAGGTCCCCAGAGACCTTTACCCAGGAGAGGGACAATATAAATCAGTTCATTGTTGATATGAGCGACATAAAGAGGGGTATAAAAATCCTCTCCCATCGACTTGCGATACAGTTCTTTCTTTATGTCCAGGTCGAAAGCCCGCATATCACCTGATTTGAAAGCATTATTTTCAAATGCGCTGACTACATGTCCCTGTTTATCGATTACCAGTTCTTCGGTTATGTACTTTGCATAGAGTTCCTCTGCATCTATGCTGGTAGCGGTAATATCCGCGGCAGCAAGGATGCCCTGCATCTTGGCTGTGGCCATATTTTTATCCTGTATAGGTTTCAGGAACATTGCAGCAGAAGACAGGATAGCGGCCACAATGATCACCATGATGGAGGAATAAATAAAAATGTATCGGTTACTGTACATGACTTATCTGAGGTTAATATTCTTGAATAGCTTAGGATTCGACAGTTACTTTCAGCCATCTTTTTCGTCTTTTTCTGATATTGGCCTGGATCACATAATGATCGATGAGGGGGGCAAAGACGTTCATCAGGAGAATAGCCAGCATAACACCTTCGGGATACGCGGGATTAAATACCCTGACGATAATGGCAAAGAATCCGATGAGGAATCCATAGATATACTGTCCTTTAATAGTTTGAGTGGCAGATACCGGGTCGGTGGCCATAAAAACGGCACCGAAGGCAAAGCCACCCATAATCAGGTGTTCCCATGCAGGGATCATCATATATTCATTAAGGGCGATGAGGTTAAAGACGTAACCCATGAAGAGGCCGCCAAGGGTCATGGATAGCATGATACGCCAGCTTCCCACGCCGGCAAAAATCAGGATAATTGCTCCGATGAGTATAGCAGGAACCGAAGTTTCTCCGATGGAGCCTGGTATAAACCCGAGGAACATTTGCATAGCATCGGGGAGTTTGTCAATTTCCCCGACCAGTGCATGGCCGAGGGGTGTGGCTCCGCTGTATGCATCAGCTTTATCTGCAATCCAAACCAGGTCACCTGAGATTGCTTTGGGATAAGCAAAAAACAGGAAGGCACGGGCTGTCAGGGCAGGATTCAGGATGTTCATTCCTGTACCTCCAAAAACCTCTTTCCCGAAGATTACTGCAAAAGCCGTTGAAACAGCTACCATCCATAGCGGGATATCCGGTGGCATTACCAAAGGGATCAGCATCCCGGAAACCAAGAAACCTTCATTTACCTCATGTCCGCGAATCTGAGCAAATATGAATTCTATGGCCAGACCGGTCACATAGGAAACAATAATAATAGGTAACACTTTCAGGAAGCCATAACCAAAAACCTGCCAGAAACCCGGTACTTCTCCATGGGACAGAAAATGTTGGTAACCTACATTCCACATCCCGAAAAGCAGGGCAGGCATGAGAGCCAACACAACAATGGCCATGGTTCTTTTCATGTCGATAGCATCCCGGATATGGCTTCCTGAAAAGGTAACCTTATCGGGCACAAACATGAAAGTCTCAAAAGCATCGAAAGTAGACCGGAGTTTTTCAAAACGCCCGCCTTTTTCAAACTGAGGTTTAATTTTATTCAGATAATTCCTAAGTCCTTTCATTGTAGGCTGTATAAATTTCTTACATCATTTCTTTTCTCATCAGATCCAGTCCTGTACGAACAATAGACTGGATTTCTGTTTTGGAGGTATCAATAAATTCGCACAGGGCAAAATCCTCTTCTTCCACTTCATATATCCCGAGGTTTTCCATAAGGTCAATATCTTCAACCAGGATGGCTTTGATAAGCTGCAAGGGATAAATATTCAGCGGGAACACCTTTTCGAACATTCCTGTCATTACATAGGCTCTTTCACCACCATTGAGATTAGTATCCAGGCGATATTTTTTACGGGGCTGCATCCAGGAAAAGAAGGAGTGGTAAAAGCTGAATTTGTTGATTCCCGGCATGGCCCAGCCGAAGAATTCGTGATGGTCGCCTTCAGGAATTACTGTAATTTGCGAATCATAAAACCCCAGGAAACCCTCTTTTTCGATTTTTGTTCCGGTAAGGACATTACCGCTGATATACCGGACATGGTTTTTTGTCACGTTATCCGATATCATATCACGGATTCCGGCACCAAGATTCGTTTTGATATAATGAGGCTTCAGCACCTCGGAGCCTGTAAGGGCAATCGTTTTTGAGGCATCAAATTTCCCTGTTCTGAAGAGGCGACCTATGATGAGAACTTCCTGAGGTCTCAGGTACCATATGGCTTCACCCCTGTTCAATGGTATAATTTTATTGATCTGCGTGCCAACGTTTCCTGCAGGATGGGGTCCACGGAAACGGTGGAAATTTACCCCGGTTGCTTGCGTGAATACAGGAGAAACCCCCTTAGCATCCTGAATATTCAGATGAACTTTTCCTGGAGCCAATTTATTCAATGCATCCAATCCCGTTTGAAAATCCTGCTGCTGGCCCTCAATAATGAAATCATAATCAGGAGCCAGTGGGTGGGTATCGAATGCCGATACCATGATGGCTTTGGGTTCAGAGCCCGGATAAGCAATCACCCCATAAGGTCTCTGTCTTAACACAGGCCAAACGCCGCTGAGGAGCATCTTTTCAGTTACCTTTTCAGCGGGCATGTTTTTGGGATCGGAAACACCAAAATCCTCGGAAGCAAATTTCCCATCCGATTCAATGACGATTTCAAGGAGGATACGCTTTGGACCTCTCCGGATCTCTTTAACCTTACCGCTAACCGGTGAAGAAAAGCGGATGTTTTCCCGGTACTTATCATAAAACAGGGAGGTACCGGCTTTTACCTCATCGCCCTCCTGAATCAGAAGCTTTGGGAATACACCGATAAAATCGATCGGCTTGATGGCATATAGTTTTGACCGGATCTCCTTAACAGTCAGATCAGCCTCGCCAAGAAGCCGGATATCCAATCCCTTTGTGATTTTGATTGTTTCTGGCATATCAACAAAATGTCTATATAATTGGAAAATGCAATTTTACGAAAATTAATCCAGTGCAATTTAAAAAAAAACAGGCTTTTGCCAAGCCAAAACATGATCTTTATCAGTTTTTACAAAGTGTTATTTTTGTAATCACAAAATCTTCGACAGAAATCATCAACTTATGCAGAAATTTGTTATTGCTTTAACAACGATGTTCCTGTTTTGTTCTGCCTATGCTCAGCATGACACAGAACAGGATTATTATCAACCTGAGTATATAAGGTTCAGTGATCATGTTTATGTCCCATCCATCAGAACAGTGCTATTATACAGGAGTGGCTGGGAGATGTCGCCGCCGGTAATCTCTCTGCAATCGGGAGAAAAGTTACGGCTGGAGTTTGATGACCTTGAGGCCGATGTCAAATCGTACAAAGTTTCTGTTGTTCATTGCGATGCGAACTGGCAGCCCTCAGACCTGGAACCTTCCGAATATCTTGAGGGTTTCTATGATGATGATATCAACGACTATGAATTTTCGTATAATACAACCAAAGCATTTACGCATTATTATATAGATCTGCCATCCGATTATCTGCGTTTTACAAAATCCGGCAATTATCTTTTGCGGGTTTTCCTGGGTGAAGACACCGATGATAATGTAGTAATAACCAGGCGTTTCATGGTAAGCGACCCTAAGGTAAGTCTTCGTGGAAGTGTAACAAGGCCGGTAAATGTAAGTGAGAGGGAAGAAAAGCAATCTGTTGATTTCGTGATTCGTACGGGGAACTACTATATATCCGATCCTTTCACAAAATTAAAAGTGATCATACGGCAAAACGGCAGGTGGGATAATATGCTTACAGGATTAAAGCCCAAAATGGCAGGTAGCACCGAGCTTGATTATCGGCTTATACCCGGAAATGTTTTCAATGGAATCAACGAATTCAGGAATTTCGACATCAAGAGTTTGAAATACAATTCTGAGCGTATCCGAAAGATAGAATATGATGTGGACGGATATCATGTTTACTTATGGCCGGATGAGCGGAGGACCTTCAAGAGATACACATTTGAGAAAGACATAAACGGCCGGAAATTCATTGAATCAGAGGGCAGCACCAACCAGTCGACCGAGAGCGATTATGTATGGGTTCATTTCACCCTTCCCTATGATTTCCCGTTGGTGAACGGCAATTTGTACATCCTGGGGGACCTCACAGACTGGCAGTTTTCTGAGGAGGGGATGATGAAATACGATTTTGAGAAACATGTTTACGAAGGCAAGCTATACTTAAAACAAGGTTACTACAACTATCTTTTTGTTTTCCTGGAAGACGGAAGAACGGATGGTGACGCAGCGTTGATTGAAGGTACGCACTCTGAGACCGAAAACGATTATACGGTTTATGTTTACTACCGTGCGGAGGGTTCCAAATATGATGAATTGATCGGAATAGAATTCTTTAATTCTCTGATCAAAAAATAAACGTTATTCATACCGCAGCGACTCGATGGGATCAAGTCTGGCAGCTTTGGAAGCAGGAATAATACCTGAAAGAAGTGCAACGATAAGACATAAGAAGACCCCGAGAAAGATCCAAAGCCAGGGGATGAGAAAGAAACTTCCAAAGATCATCGACAAGACATTCCCAATGGTAATCCCGAGGATGATACCGACCAATCCGCCTAACTGGGCGATTACGATGGCTTCCATAAGAAACTGATTCCTGATGACATTTCGGTTGGCTCCAATAGCCTTGCGTATCCCTATTTCCTGGGTTCTTTCGGTGACAGAAACCAGCATAATATTCATCAAGCCGATGGCTGCTCCAACCAGGGTGATCAGTCCGATGAAAGTTGCCCCCAGGCGTATATATTTAAGGAAATCGAAAAGCATTTCAGCGATGTTATCGCTTTTCACAATACTGAAGCTATCCTCCTCCCCTACCGGAACATCCCTGATAATGCGAAGCAGGCCGGTGGCTTCCCCTATGGCCGGGTCCATATCCACAGCTTTCTCCGTCATCACATTGATCGTATAATTCATGTTGGGTCTTGGGAAATATTGCCGAACATTATTGATAGGAATTATGCATTGCCTGTCACCACTGAAGCCAACACTCGATCCCTTTTCTTTCATCACCCCGATAATGCGGTATTTCCCGGGCCCAATAGAAATAACTTTGCCAACAGGATCTTCATTCTTGCTAAATAGTTTTGCCGATATCTGGCTTCCAATGATTACCACGTGATTACCCTGTTGAATCTCTACCTGGGAAAAATTTCTTCCTTTATCAAGTTCGTATCCTGCTGTCTGCATGTAATTTTCATCCGAGCCAATCACGCCAACATTGGGGTCAGTTTTTTTCGATTCGTACTTAAGCGTTGCAATGCCTGTTCCCCAGATATAAGCTGAAACAATTCCCGGAAAATCAAACCTTTGCTTGAATTCCTGAGATTCATCGAAAGTGATGGCTCTGAAGTATTTCGGTTTGGAGGTTTCATTACCAATATGAACCTGAAGGGTTCTGTTCCTAATGGTAAAGGTATTGGAACCCATCATG is from Bacteroidota bacterium and encodes:
- a CDS encoding Na(+)-translocating NADH-quinone reductase subunit A, which gives rise to MPETIKITKGLDIRLLGEADLTVKEIRSKLYAIKPIDFIGVFPKLLIQEGDEVKAGTSLFYDKYRENIRFSSPVSGKVKEIRRGPKRILLEIVIESDGKFASEDFGVSDPKNMPAEKVTEKMLLSGVWPVLRQRPYGVIAYPGSEPKAIMVSAFDTHPLAPDYDFIIEGQQQDFQTGLDALNKLAPGKVHLNIQDAKGVSPVFTQATGVNFHRFRGPHPAGNVGTQINKIIPLNRGEAIWYLRPQEVLIIGRLFRTGKFDASKTIALTGSEVLKPHYIKTNLGAGIRDMISDNVTKNHVRYISGNVLTGTKIEKEGFLGFYDSQITVIPEGDHHEFFGWAMPGINKFSFYHSFFSWMQPRKKYRLDTNLNGGERAYVMTGMFEKVFPLNIYPLQLIKAILVEDIDLMENLGIYEVEEEDFALCEFIDTSKTEIQSIVRTGLDLMRKEMM
- a CDS encoding NADH:ubiquinone reductase (Na(+)-transporting) subunit B; this encodes MKGLRNYLNKIKPQFEKGGRFEKLRSTFDAFETFMFVPDKVTFSGSHIRDAIDMKRTMAIVVLALMPALLFGMWNVGYQHFLSHGEVPGFWQVFGYGFLKVLPIIIVSYVTGLAIEFIFAQIRGHEVNEGFLVSGMLIPLVMPPDIPLWMVAVSTAFAVIFGKEVFGGTGMNILNPALTARAFLFFAYPKAISGDLVWIADKADAYSGATPLGHALVGEIDKLPDAMQMFLGFIPGSIGETSVPAILIGAIILIFAGVGSWRIMLSMTLGGLFMGYVFNLIALNEYMMIPAWEHLIMGGFAFGAVFMATDPVSATQTIKGQYIYGFLIGFFAIIVRVFNPAYPEGVMLAILLMNVFAPLIDHYVIQANIRKRRKRWLKVTVES
- a CDS encoding ABC transporter permease, which encodes MKTVFLENLNISIDSIKSHKVRTILTVLIIAFGIMALVGILTAIEVIKFNLNEQFAMMGSNTFTIRNRTLQVHIGNETSKPKYFRAITFDESQEFKQRFDFPGIVSAYIWGTGIATLKYESKKTDPNVGVIGSDENYMQTAGYELDKGRNFSQVEIQQGNHVVIIGSQISAKLFSKNEDPVGKVISIGPGKYRIIGVMKEKGSSVGFSGDRQCIIPINNVRQYFPRPNMNYTINVMTEKAVDMDPAIGEATGLLRIIRDVPVGEEDSFSIVKSDNIAEMLFDFLKYIRLGATFIGLITLVGAAIGLMNIMLVSVTERTQEIGIRKAIGANRNVIRNQFLMEAIVIAQLGGLVGIILGITIGNVLSMIFGSFFLIPWLWIFLGVFLCLIVALLSGIIPASKAARLDPIESLRYE
- a CDS encoding DUF5103 domain-containing protein — encoded protein: MQKFVIALTTMFLFCSAYAQHDTEQDYYQPEYIRFSDHVYVPSIRTVLLYRSGWEMSPPVISLQSGEKLRLEFDDLEADVKSYKVSVVHCDANWQPSDLEPSEYLEGFYDDDINDYEFSYNTTKAFTHYYIDLPSDYLRFTKSGNYLLRVFLGEDTDDNVVITRRFMVSDPKVSLRGSVTRPVNVSEREEKQSVDFVIRTGNYYISDPFTKLKVIIRQNGRWDNMLTGLKPKMAGSTELDYRLIPGNVFNGINEFRNFDIKSLKYNSERIRKIEYDVDGYHVYLWPDERRTFKRYTFEKDINGRKFIESEGSTNQSTESDYVWVHFTLPYDFPLVNGNLYILGDLTDWQFSEEGMMKYDFEKHVYEGKLYLKQGYYNYLFVFLEDGRTDGDAALIEGTHSETENDYTVYVYYRAEGSKYDELIGIEFFNSLIKK
- a CDS encoding NADH:ubiquinone reductase (Na(+)-transporting) subunit D, with amino-acid sequence MSSENKEREPLFSAKNRRLLTTPLGKENPITVQVLGICSALAVTAKLEPSVVMALSVMFVLGVGNVVISALRTTIAPRIRIIVQLVVIATLVILVDQFLKAFAYDVSKQLSVFVGLIITNCIIMGRFEAFAMANKPWPSFLDGIGNAWGYGWILIVVGFFRELLGSGTLWGYPVLEKIGLYKIGYENNGMMILPPMALIVVGVIIWVQRSRMKELIEDK
- the nqrE gene encoding NADH:ubiquinone reductase (Na(+)-transporting) subunit E, whose translation is MENLISIFVKSIFIDNMIFAYFLGMCSYLAVSKTVKTSVGLGIAVIFVLGITVPVNYLINEYLLGPGALSWLGNDFSDVNLSFLTFIMFIAVIASMVQLVEMVIEKFSPALYNSLGIFLPLIAVNCAILGGSLFMQEREYQSLAEATSFGLGSGVGWFLAIVGIAAIREKIRYSNVPAPLRGLGITFIITGLM
- the nqrC gene encoding NADH:ubiquinone reductase (Na(+)-transporting) subunit C, with product MYSNRYIFIYSSIMVIIVAAILSSAAMFLKPIQDKNMATAKMQGILAAADITATSIDAEELYAKYITEELVIDKQGHVVSAFENNAFKSGDMRAFDLDIKKELYRKSMGEDFYTPLYVAHINNELIYIVPLLGKGLWGPIYGNIAFGPDFNRIIGAEFGHDKETPGLGAEINTRDFGQQFIGKTIFNQNGEFTSINVVKGGVSDLPQNLKIHGVDAISGGTITSNGVTDMLRNCLENYVPFIKDQVVNKKPV